The nucleotide sequence AATTATAGAATAGACATAATTATTTTCATCTACAAAATATTTGATAGCTACAAACCATATTGTAAAAATACTTATTCCATTATACTAagaggctgtttggcaacttctgaatagttaagtgctgaactagtaaaaAGTCTGAAccgttaagtgctgaaccagtaagagatctgaaccattaagagccagtataatgtttaaccgttcagaggcaaatgtctgaccaattcagattagaggtcttaaccattcaaactTAGTATAATACTTAActattcagagacaaatgtctgaaccattcagacatctgctcgcgaaacaaacagtttgaaccattaagtgctgaaccagtaagaggtctgaaccattaagagtctcattaaaaggtaaacaaacagcctctAAGTATTACTAACAGCATCTTCAATGTTTGCATCCGGAAAAACCATACACCAATGTATGATATGGTAGAGGTGCACAAGTATTCTTAATAATCGGTTTGGGGTATGAAATACCTAGGTattaaaaaaaaaccggtttcgggtacggttttttgtgcacctctacgATATGGCAGCCGAcatgacatatttgtaacatttGAAATGGTTAGCGTCGAAGATACAAATACATAATAAATTTTTAATATCTCACTTTTAACGAAAAACTCACACACACCCTCTAATGCTACTAGGCTACAAACCCTTCCCTAATAAACTTGTAATTAAATCGACTCACACTCATAGTACTCTACAGTCATCAAACTCCCCTAAGGCCTAAACAGGCCTTCCGTATATAACGGGCCGGGCCTAGTCTGGTCTGGGCTGGCCTGACTTTGTACAACTACAACCGTCCTCATAAATTCAACGCAGACGGTGAAAGGGGGGGACCGTACCGGAGATCAGAAAAGTAAGTCGCAGACCTCCGTCGTCAAACCACCGGAACCCACTAATCATCTCCGTAGCTTCTACCCGGTGCTGCCAGGTGCTTTAATTTCTATATTCCTCCGTTAATATTCATCCGCAATTTTCAATTTTCCAAACTAGGGTTTTAATCGAATTTATATTGTGAAAGTTGTAATATTTTTGAGCTTTTAGGTTCAAATCAACTTGCAAATTAGGCTTTTTTACCTGAAAATCTGTGCAATTGTaagaattagggtttttgtttgTACACAGAGATGTCTATGAACAACAATACTCCCCAAAAGAATTCACCTTTTGGGAACTCTATGACTACAAACCCTAGTTCCCATCTCCAGTCACAGTCACAGCCTCAACAACAATCAGGGTCTCCCTTTGCTAGTCAGTTTCAGCTCTCTCAGTATGCTGCAGCCCATGCCCATGCTCAGGCCATAGCTCAAGCGCAGTCCAAAGCGCAGGCTCAAGCCATGGCCCAGGCTCAGGCTAACCATGCCCAGTTTCAGGCACAGTTGCAGGCTCAAGGAATGTCGCTTAATCAGTCACATGGGCATTTTTCTGGTAATTCACCGTCTTTTCCTGGATTGGCGAATTCCGGGATCAAACGGATGCCTCAGAAGCCGGTTGGACGGCCGCCTGGGGTGTCAAATGCTAATACTATTTCTCCCATGAGGATGATGGAGCTTACGCCAGCTCAGCGGAATAAGAAGAAACAGAAGCTTCCTGAGAAGCAGTTGCTCGAAAGGGTGGCTAAGATTTTACCACAGTCTGCACTTTATACAGAGCTTCTTGAGTTTGAGTCGCGTGTGGATGCTGCGTTAGCGAGAAAGAAGATAGACATTCAAGATGCGATTAAAAACCCTCCTTGCATCCAGAAAACGCTTAGAATATATGTTTTCAACACTTTTGCAAACCAGACTCGTGTAAGCCCGATGAAGCCCAACGACGAGCCCCCTACTTGGACGATGAAAATAATAGGTAGAATCTTGGAAGACGATATGCATCCTGATCAAGCTGCGACATTGAGCACCATGTACCccaagttttcatcttttttcAAGAGGGTGACTATTTCGTTAGACCAGAGGTTATATCCGGATAATCATATGATCGTGTGGGATAGTGCGAGATCTCCAACACCCCAGGAAGGCTTCGAGGTGAAACGAAAAGGGGATAAAGAATTCACCGCAAATATACGGTTGGAAATGAATTACATGCCCGAGAAGTACAAGCTTTCGTTAGCTCTAATGGAAGTTCTCGGAATTGAGGTGGATACTCGTGCCAGAATTATAGCTGCAATTTGGCATTACGTGAAAGCTAGAAAATTGCAGAATGCGGATGACCCGTCATATTTTAACTGTGATCCTGCTCTTCGGAAAGTATTCGGTGAGGACAAGGTTAAATTCGCGATGGTCTCGCAGAAAATCTCTCCTCATTTGTCTGCACCACAGCCTATCCATTTGGAACATAAGATTAAACTTTCGGGAAATAGTCCAGTTGGAAATGCGTGTTATGATGTGTTGGTGGATGTCCCGTTTCCAGTACAAAGGGAACTGAATGCTTTACTAGCTGCTACTGAGAAAGCTAAAGAGATTGAAGCTTGTGATGAAGCGATATGTACTTCAATTAGGAAGATTAATGAACATCGTAAAAGGCGAGCTTTTTTCCTTGGGTTTAGTCAGTCACCTGTTGAGTTTATCGATGCTTTGATTGAATCGCAAGGAAGAGATCTGAAGCTTGCAGCAGGGGAAGCAAGCCGTAACGCTGAAAAAGAAGCCCGTGCTGAGTTCTACAATCAGCCATGGTATGTTCACCATTCTATTTTGTTTTCATTACCATTATTACGTCTTTCTTAAAGATTCTATTTGTATTCTTTACAATGTTTTACTTGATTAaagattattttaataattggtttGGTGGGATGTATAGGGTTGAAGATGCAGTTATCCGTTACCTGAATCGCAAGCCAGCTAATACAGGCGTTCATGGAAGTACATAAAAGCTCGTGAAATGAGAAGCGACTGAGAAGAACTGTGTTCATTTAAGATATCGAATTAAGAAGTACCGTATGAGACTTTTAATTTGATGCTAAGATATTTAACATCCAGGTTGTATTTTGTAGTTTGTTGTTGATCTTATAAGGGATTGGCAGATACTCATAAGTTGAGGCTATTGTATACTCTTAAGCACCTTTGTAACTTAATAGCTACCTtgccttttatttttattttgtctGTAGATTGATGTCTTGCCAACTGCAGATgcctgtttctttttctttttcttttttttttttttgctgatttTACTTGATTGTTTGGTCTTGGTTTTGACTTTTGCGATGTAGGTGATGAGAAGAAATACACTCATGCTAATTTCCAAGGTTAGTCATCATGCTCAATCTTGTTGCTGCTGATGCTATTAGGGCTAAATGTTTTAGATAGAATAAAATGAATAATTGATATTTTAGCTTAAGTTTTGAGATTTCAGCAACTCATCATATCTAGAAACTATAGGATAGATAAAGGGTTATTAAGGCTCTAGGGTTCAATAATAGGGTATTTACAGTGAAGtttgttttatgtgttttctataGTACAGGTAAGAAGTAATATATAATAAGTAAAATAGTAAAAGTTgtgtgataataataataattcatttcACCGAGTGATTTTCAGACACATGTGCGGCGACTTAGATTTATTCTAAATTACACCTTTTGACCCACAATGGTGGCGACTAATGCGGAATGCAAGTTTCTTAAACCAAAGTTGCTTATATCTCTTATAAGGAGAACGATCTATCACACAGAGCTTTACAAGTATTGCTTTGTGGGATTTAGTGCTGGTTTGGGCTGAAGGCTTATTTAAGAACCAATCAGCAACTCACACGTTCGTCTAATCCACTTCTAATTATATTCTGTAGTTTATGGTGGGACTTGAACCCTCGACCTTTAGGGGAGGGGACACAATTTAGCACACCAAGATAACATTGGGCTAAATGCCCTTTGGTATTTAGCGCACTATGACATTATGGTTTGTTGATGCATCATGTTCATCATTTTGCTTTATAAATAAGAATAAACGCTCATACCCCTGACAGATATTCCATTCGTTAGTCTTGCATACATACCTACCAACTGATCTAGGGGTTGGAACGGATAAGATATCAAAACGGGTTTGGGTTAGATGTTTGTTTTCTTAGGCTGCGCGGCATGGGGCGCTAAGTCCATGCCATCTCAGCTCAAAAATAACAATAGGTTGATCTGCTAGTGTGAGAAGTTAAGAGAGATTATTATCTTGTTCAGTTGTTCTTGTTGTTTTCTGTTGAATAAGATAGTTATGCTCGGATCCATGTGTTTTGACACAATTTCTATAACCGAACCGGCCCGCGCCTGCCCCGTGAAATTGTTATAGGTCTCtgctttttttagtttttttttttctttttgcctCAAACCATCTCTCTGTTTTTTACTAACTTTAAATttttagtttttcttttctttttgctTCAAACCATCTCTTCTGTTTTTTACTAACtttaaatttttagttttttttttctttttgcttcAAACCATCTCTCTGTTTTTTACTaactttaaatattatattattaggATAATATTAAAACAACATTATCACTTTTCTataattttgaaataaaaaagtCCTCACACAGAACAAAAAAACACACATAAGTGCAAACGGGCTCAAAAGAAGCTCGAACAATCTGAGTTTAAACGAGCTCGGACTCGCTCGTTTAGTAAatgagcccgagcttcgcttatcaaGCTCCAGCCAGCTCACGAGCCTAAACAAGCCCActctttatatattttttaattatatatttgaataataacaataataataatcacTGTTTATAAAATTATGCAAAAATAACAAAATtatgtataaaataataattatgattaatataaattaaataaaaattaataagCGAGCAGAgttgagctcgagcttgaaaaagtACATACGAAATGAgctctagaaaaaaaaaaaaaaaaaaaaaaaaaaaaacctcgaaTCTAGCTGAACTCAAGCTTTCATAAGCTCTCAACTCGACTCGTTTATACCCCGGTAACTCCTTAACACAGCTTGGTCATATTAAAGTCTCATGTAGTTGTGAAAACattaaaataataactaaatttgtaaaaaaaaaaatatggttGTAATTTTTCGGAGAAACTATGCTGTTAACTAGAAGTTTCTTTTCTTTTATAGAAAAGTTTGAATTACCTTTTAGCTGCTAAACTCTTTGGACTAATTGGTTTAGAATTGGATTGACAACTTACTAAACTTCGGCAATTAACGTTTTAAACTTTCATTTGACCATCATATCAAGTAACCAAGTTATATTGTGGTCGTCAATTAAAGcaaaaaaaacaaacattttgACCCCTCTATAGAAACAAGATTTCTGTTGTATGCCCACCTAACTGTGTCCTGTTCGATAGCAGACAAACTTGGACCACTGCAACATGTCAACATGCGTGAACATGAAAACCAGGTCCTTTCAGGTTGGCATTGTTGAATTATAAATTGGACATGTGGTCGGATAACTTGCCAAACATCCATCTCGAGTGCGTTCCACCGACaatatacaatacaatacaatacaaaccAAAACCACAACCAACCTAATGAACATAGTTTTATCACCACAAAAATCAAAACATTTTAGGATATTTGTCATCTTTGTAAAGACGACTTTTGCCATTACACACAGGTTATCCCATAATTTGTTCATTGCATAAGCTAGCTATTAAAGGTAATACAAACACCATCCACCCGTAaaacatttattcatcagcagcaACCGGCCAGGTTTGTAGTCCGGCGCCCCCACAAAACAACTTCACTCAAGCTTGCGCTTATACAGAAGCTCCATGAAGAAAATGTTGCTTAACATCCTACTACACTTGCACAATATTACCCCTAATCCATCTTTGCTTATGCACGATACGGATACCCTTTGAGCTAATACTGGCAGCAACACAAACTTTAAACCCCATTTTGTTCACAGAGGTCGAGCAAGTCCAGTGTCTGCAATAACATCGTTACAACAAATCCATAAGCAGCAGGCTTCACATAAGCAAACAAATAATAAAATGATATTCGCATATAAATGATATACCTCGGGGATGGACAGCTCAAGCCGAAACTTAGGACCATCATAGTGGTGCAAGACTGGCCTAAAAGCATCTTCTTCCAATGCTTTGCAAACTTTCCTTATACGGATCCTCACCTGATTTAGCACAACAAATTAAATGAGATTGCGTGACGCAGACAAAAACCATGCATCGGATCCGTCAAAGAAAACATGATACATATTATACCTGAGCAGGAAACCGAGATTCGCCTTTGCATTTCTTGTCCTCCCAAGCAGTTGGATCGATGTTGGAACCACCAAAAGTTGTTGCCTACATAAGATTGCTCAAGATAAGTAAAAGCAGTACCACCAAGTTGGTAAAAAATACACTCAAAAGCTAGAAAATGATACAAGTTTATAACTTCATAATTTTCGGAATGATTTGAGAGACCAATTTCTAGAATCCGCCATTTAAACCACACATAGTCGTAAGAAAACAATTGACCATCATAAGAAAAAAAATGCCCCTAGATCTACTGTCAAAAGCAACATGCTACTGAGATTAACACAACTGTGAAAACGTCATAGAAAACGCACCTCAAAAATACCATGCAGCTGGTGAGTGGTATAGTTATAAAGAAACAGAGGTAACCCAGGTGTGATTGCCCGAACAGAGTCCCTGTATCTTGGTGGCAAACCTGCCCAACACATAACATATCACCATAATTAACAGCAAAGCAAAAAAAGCGATAATTTTACGCAGAAACTGCAAGACACAAAGGATAAAAGATAATGTCTAAACATATAATTACCAAAGAGTTGTCTCTTTAAGTCCTCCTGCATAGTGTCGTTGTTACAGACAAAGATGTATCCACCAAGAACCTCATCCCTAGGGAGGGTCTCAGCTGCAGGCAAAGTCTTAAACCTTTTATCAGcagcattgttattgttgttactatcgttattgttattgttgttgctgctggtgttaaGATCCTTGTTGAGACTGTTTCCAGGATACTTCCCACTAATCAAGTTCTCCATAACCCTATTGTTCCCCTTCTGATACACCGCGTTGGTGTTGTAAGCCGCATTCCGAAGCGAACTTTTGCTCATGCTCTCACTCATCTTCATGTCAAGATTCAGATTTAACATATTAAAGTTGAGGCTTTCAAACTTGTTTTCCTCTTGAAACCCTACATTATCTCTTGGCCTTGGGTCAACCGACACTTTCGACAGATCCAAATTGTTTCTCCGTTCGCCCTTTGACCTAGTCTGTTCAGCCAACCTCGACGCCGCTGCGTACCACTTCTGATCCTCCGACACTTTTGACTGCCCTCTAAGTTCATCCCCTAATTGCCAGTAGCTCTGCATATTCTCCATACTGCAAATTCAACTCCATACAGTCAATACAAAGCACAATCATATAAAAGTACATCCTTTACTCAAAAACTATATCCAATATTCCATCATATACTACAAAAATACTAGCAAACAGCATTTTTGTTTCAAAAAACCGATTTCATGAACAATTAATCACAGATTGTTTAGATAAAGAATTAACTGAAAATCGAACCGCAATCATAACCGAAAAAAACCTAACTGAAAACATGAACACCACTACTTGAGaaacaatcatccatatcaagaTCACAACACTTTAACCTAAATTTACATAAACAAAAACCCTAACATTTCATTAAACTCAAATCAATCCACTAACCGACAAGTAAAACTTCACTTTCCCCAAATCTAAACATAAAACCGATCGATTAACACAATAAACAACCACACATACGCATCAATTACACATAACACACATCAATTTAACAATCAGAAACAAAATTACAGAAAATCAAATCACGAGAAACTAAATACGTACCTGGATAAGCTCAGGAACAGAAACCGGATCTAATCCTGAGTGTATATGGCGAACAATAAGTCTGCAAATCAGTTGAATTTTGCCGTTAAAATCGAAAATAAAACCCTAGATTTTGGGGATCATAAAGCTAGAAGTGAGAGAGAAAAACGCaccttttattattattatttatctcCTGGAAGATGAGACACGAGAGGGAGAATCTAgattttttctaaacttatataAATGGACTCGGTTAAAAATGGGCATGAGTTGGTGGTTTATTACGGGATTGCCATTGGGATTGATACACGTGTCGGTTAAATGGAGGAGGTGTAGATAACGCGCTGGTATCAGAGGGTGAGATTGTGTGTGGTGCAGAAACCATGTGATATACTTAAGTGTTGTCGGCAGGCGATTGTGAGCCGTTGGATGAGGTGTTTATTGAGTTCGTGAATTGAGGAAAGTGATGAGGGTTTGATGTAGCCAATGGGTGAATGGCACCTTTTGTGGTATCAATGAAGAACCCGTTAAAGgttgtcttttcttttttttttcttttttttttaatttgatttcTTAATGGTTTTTTATCGACAAACATGCTTTGGTATAATGGCAAGTTTATTCTCCTATCGAAATTTGTCACTTGAGTCAAGGCTGAACTGGTCTAGCTTCTTCATTGACGTCATCCGTCTGTCCGGCAATAATCACATTTTTTTCTCTGCTCAAACTACTAGATTTGCGTATTTGATAAAATTCATACATGTTATCTGGATCTAAAACCTCCATATCTGTATTCTATGAGACTAACACGAGATTTCTAATCAATAACTTCCAAATCTGtgttttttagaaaatccacaaaGGATTCTTTGTTTGAAAAACTTCAGATATGTTATTTTTGAGTTGTATGCATAATTCAAGAACTACAAAGAACGGGTCGTATTGTAAGAGTTACAAGCTTCAACTATGTGTTTCTTCGGGCTTCATTCGCTAGACCCATATCCTCACTCATGTGCTAGTATTGTGACAAAGTATTAGGGGACATTCAAGAAATGTCAAATACTTGATTTGTCAAATACTCAATGGTGATCATCATACTCACTGCAGTTAGAATATCAATATTTTATGCGTTTGAAGTTTTTGATTCGATGCTAATGATTTCCATTTTAATAATACGTTAAGGTATATGTCGATGTGTTGTATGAAGTAGGATATAACATTCATTGTGTATTTATACGTTTATTGTTGTGTTCTAAGTATGTAGGACATAGAATGGTTGGTATTAGGTTCTTCAGGTTTGAAACTTTTTGTATGTATCATATTAGGTTCTTCAGGTTTGAAATTTTTTATATGAATTTACACTAGTTAACCATACCCCTCTCCAACACCACGTAACTAATCATTTACGTTAAATCACACATGAATTTACTAGTGTTTACAAAAAAACTATATTCACTTTTACACATGAAATCATAAAAATAACAATTTATATTCATACACATACAGTAACA is from Helianthus annuus cultivar XRQ/B chromosome 9, HanXRQr2.0-SUNRISE, whole genome shotgun sequence and encodes:
- the LOC110878438 gene encoding SWI/SNF complex component SNF12 homolog → MSMNNNTPQKNSPFGNSMTTNPSSHLQSQSQPQQQSGSPFASQFQLSQYAAAHAHAQAIAQAQSKAQAQAMAQAQANHAQFQAQLQAQGMSLNQSHGHFSGNSPSFPGLANSGIKRMPQKPVGRPPGVSNANTISPMRMMELTPAQRNKKKQKLPEKQLLERVAKILPQSALYTELLEFESRVDAALARKKIDIQDAIKNPPCIQKTLRIYVFNTFANQTRVSPMKPNDEPPTWTMKIIGRILEDDMHPDQAATLSTMYPKFSSFFKRVTISLDQRLYPDNHMIVWDSARSPTPQEGFEVKRKGDKEFTANIRLEMNYMPEKYKLSLALMEVLGIEVDTRARIIAAIWHYVKARKLQNADDPSYFNCDPALRKVFGEDKVKFAMVSQKISPHLSAPQPIHLEHKIKLSGNSPVGNACYDVLVDVPFPVQRELNALLAATEKAKEIEACDEAICTSIRKINEHRKRRAFFLGFSQSPVEFIDALIESQGRDLKLAAGEASRNAEKEARAEFYNQPWVEDAVIRYLNRKPANTGVHGST
- the LOC110878439 gene encoding B2 protein, producing the protein MENMQSYWQLGDELRGQSKVSEDQKWYAAASRLAEQTRSKGERRNNLDLSKVSVDPRPRDNVGFQEENKFESLNFNMLNLNLDMKMSESMSKSSLRNAAYNTNAVYQKGNNRVMENLISGKYPGNSLNKDLNTSSNNNNNNDSNNNNNAADKRFKTLPAAETLPRDEVLGGYIFVCNNDTMQEDLKRQLFGLPPRYRDSVRAITPGLPLFLYNYTTHQLHGIFEATTFGGSNIDPTAWEDKKCKGESRFPAQVRIRIRKVCKALEEDAFRPVLHHYDGPKFRLELSIPETLDLLDLCEQNGV